One Phaseolus vulgaris cultivar G19833 chromosome 4, P. vulgaris v2.0, whole genome shotgun sequence DNA window includes the following coding sequences:
- the LOC137836353 gene encoding alkane hydroxylase MAH1-like, protein MALLLGHAAATVAALFCIIYFFHRRLSCRYPLLTDYPILGMLPEVLCNLWRIHDFATEVLKQKGGTGDFTGPWFTNMNYLFTSDPLNVRHVMSTSFHNYVKGPVFRDIFEAFGEGLAAADSEAWKYNRDLIHYLLKQKNFEGFLEKTVHKKVQSSLLPVLDHVHQQGSVVDLQDLFNRFTFDNICYIVLGHDPNCLSVDFPEVEIEKAFNEAGETIFHRHVVPKCVWKLQKWLHIGQEKKMTEACKTLDEFIYACIASKRKNLSKCIEKNETEETSDVDLLTTLMREGKEKGEEYDDIFLRDTVFNFFVAGRDAVTSALTWFFWLVATNPLVEAKILEEMKEKIGSNEKAMDVLSVEEVKKLVYLHGAICESLRLFPPIPFERKEALKSDLLPSGHGVNPSTVILFFLYSMGRSEEIWGEDCMEFKPERWISEKGGIVYVPSYKFVAFNTGPRTCLGKDVSFIQIKMVATAILHKYRLQVVEGYVAKPNLSIVLLIKDGLKVTIKKREM, encoded by the coding sequence ATGGCACTATTGCTTGGCCATGCCGCAGCAACAGTTGCAGCACTCTTCTGCATCATCTATTTCTTCCATCGGAGACTATCTTGCAGATACCCTCTCCTCACTGACTACCCCATCCTTGGAATGCTACCAGAGGTACTCTGCAATCTGTGGCGCATCCATGATTTTGCCACTGAGGTATTGAAACAGAAGGGGGGAACTGGTGACTTCACTGGACCATGGTTTACCAACATGAACTATTTGTTCACGAGTGACCCCCTAAACGTGCGCCACGTCATGAGCACGAGTTTCCACAACTACGTGAAGGGACCCGTGTTTCGTGACATTTTTGAAGCCTTCGGAGAAGGGCTTGCAGCCGCTGATTCAGAAGCATGGAAATACAACAGGGATCTCATTCATTATCTcttaaaacagaaaaatttCGAGGGGTTTCTAGAGAAAACCGTTCACAAGAAGGTCCAGAGTAGCCTACTTCCCGTATTGGATCATGTACACCAACAAGGGAGTGTGGTGGATCTTCAAGACCTCTTCAACCGCTTCACTTTTGATAACATATGTTATATAGTTCTTGGCCATGACCCTAATTGCCTTTCCGTGGATTTTCCCGAAGTTGAAATTGAGAAGGCTTTTAATGAAGCGGGAGAGACCATTTTTCACAGACATGTAGTGCCAAAGTGTGTTTGGAAGCTGCAGAAATGGCTTCATATTGGGCAAGAGAAGAAGATGACAGAAGCGTGTAAGACGCTTGATGAGTTCATATATGCATGCATAGCGTCCAAGAGAAAAAATCTTAGCAAGTgcatagaaaaaaatgaaacgGAAGAAACTTCTGATGTTGACTTGTTGACAACTTTGATGAGAGAAGGGAAGGAAAAAGGAGAAGAATATGATGATATATTTCTGAGAGATACTGTGTTCAATTTTTTTGTGGCTGGGAGAGATGCCGTAACTTCAGCTCTCACGTGGTTCTTTTGGCTTGTTGCTACAAACCCTTTGGTGGAAGCCAAGATTCTTGAAGAGATGAAGGAAAAGATTGGAAGCAATGAAAAAGCTATGGATGTTTTAAGTGTGGAGGAGGTGAAAAAGCTGGTTTATCTGCATGGTGCTATATGTGAATCACTGAGGCTGTTTCCTCCCATACCCTTTGAACGCAAGGAAGCACTTAAATCTGACTTGCTTCCTAGTGGTCATGGTGTTAATCCAAGTACAGTTATATTGTTTTTCTTGTATTCAATGGGAAGATCTGAGGAAATATGGGGAGAAGATTGCATGGAGTTCAAGCCAGAGAGATGGATTTCAGAGAAAGGAGGTATTGTTTATGTACCATCTTACAAATTTGTTGCTTTTAACACAGGACCTAGGACTTGCTTGGGCAAAGATGTCTCCTTCATTCAAATTAAGATGGTGGCAACTGCAATTTTGCACAAGTATCGTCTCCAAGTGGTGGAAGGTTATGTTGCTAAGCCAAACCTTTCAATCGTTCTTCTGATTAAGGATGGGTTAAAGGTTACGATAAAGAAGAGAGAAATGTAA
- the LOC137836662 gene encoding alkane hydroxylase MAH1-like has translation MALLLGYAAATVAALFCIMYFFHRRACCRYPILTDYPILGMLPQLLFNLSRCHDFFTEVLKQKGGTGEFTGPWFTNMNYLVTSDPLNVHHIMSKSFHNYVKGPVFRDIFEAFGEGIFTADSETWKYNRDLFHSLFKQKSFEMFLEKTIHKKVQNSLLPVLDHVHQQGSVVDLQDVFNRFTFDNICSIVLGYDPNCLSLDFPEVEIEKAFNEAEETIFHRHVVPKCVWKLQKWLQIGQEKKMREACKTLDEFIYACIESKREDLSKYDENEKEESSHVDLLTVLLREGKGKGEAHDDIFLRDAVFNLFVAGRDTITSALTWFFWLVATNPLVEAKILEEMKEKFGRNEKKAEVLSVEEVKKLVYLHGAICESLRLFPPIPFERKEALKSDVLPSGHGVNPSTVILFCLYSMGRFEEIWGEDCMEFKPERWISQKGGNVYVPSYKFIAFNAGPRTCLGKDVSFIQMKMVATAILHKYRLQVVEGYVAKPNLSIVLLMKDGLKVKIKKREI, from the coding sequence ATGGCACTATTGCTTGGCTATGCAGCAGCAACAGTTGCAGCACTCTTCTGCATCATGTATTTCTTCCATCGGAGAGCATGTTGCAGGTACCCTATCCTCACTGACTACCCCATCCTTGGCATGCTACCACAGTTACTCTTCAATTTGTCGCGTTGCCATGATTTTTTCACTGAGGTATTGAAACAGAAGGGGGGGACTGGTGAGTTCACTGGACCATGGTTTACCAACATGAACTATTTGGTCACCAGTGACCCCCTAAACGTGCACCACATCATGAGCAAGAGCTTCCACAACTACGTGAAGGGACCCGTGTTTCGTGACATTTTTGAAGCCTTCGGAGAAGGGATTTTCACTGCTGATTCAGAAACATGGAAGTACAACAGGGATCTCTTTCATTCTCTCTTTAAACAGAAAAGCTTCGAGATGTTTCTAGAGAAAACCATTCACAAGAAGGTCCAGAATAGCCTACTTCCCGTATTGGATCATGTACACCAGCAAGGGAGCGTGGTGGATCTTCAAGATGTGTTCAACCGCTTCACTTTCGATAACATATGTTCTATAGTTCTTGGATATGACCCTAATTGCCTTTCCCTTGATTTTCCAGAAGTTGAAATTGAGAAGGCTTTTAATGAAGCGGAAGAGACCATTTTTCACAGACATGTAGTGCCAAAGTGTGTTTGGAAGCTGCAGAAATGGCTTCAGATTGGACAAGAGAAGAAGATGAGGGAAGCATGTAAAACACTTGATGAGTTCATATATGCATGCATAGAGTCCAAGAGAGAAGATCTGAGCAAGTACgatgaaaatgaaaaggaagaaaGTTCTCATGTTGACTTGTTGACAGTTTTGCTGAGAGAAGGGAAGGGAAAAGGAGAAGCACACGATGATATATTTCTAAGAGATGCTGTGTTCAATCTTTTTGTGGCTGGGAGAGATACCATAACTTCAGCTCTCACCTGGTTCTTTTGGCTTGTTGCTACAAACCCTTTGGTGGAGGCCAAGATTCTTGAAGAGATGAAGGAAAAGTTTggaagaaatgaaaagaaagcaGAGGTTTTAAGTGTGGAAGAAGTGAAAAAACTGGTTTATCTGCATGGTGCTATATGTGAATCACTGAGGCTGTTTCCTCCCATACCCTTTGAACGCAAGGAAGCACTTAAATCAGACGTGCTTCCTAGTGGTCATGGTGTTAATCCAAGCACAGTTATATTGTTTTGCTTGTATTCAATGGGAAGATTTGAGGAAATATGGGGAGAAGATTGCATGGAGTTCAAGCCAGAGAGATGGATTTCACAGAAAGGAGGTAATGTTTATGTACCATCTTACAAATTCATTGCTTTTAATGCAGGACCAAGGACTTGTTTGGGCAAAGATGTCTCCTTCATTCAGATGAAGATGGTGGCAACTGCAATTTTGCACAAGTATCGTCTCCAAGTGGTGGAAGGTTATGTTGCTAAGCCAAACCTTTCAATCGTTCTTCTGATGAAGGATGGGTTAAAGGTTaagataaagaaaagagaaatttAG
- the LOC137836352 gene encoding alkane hydroxylase MAH1-like — translation MAMVWYAAATSAALFCIIYFFHRRLSCRYPLYTDYPILGMLPEVLCNLWHIHDFSAEMLKSHGGTAEFIGPWFTNLNFLVTSDPLNVHHVLSKNFNNYIKGPEFREIFQAFGDGIFTTDAEAWKYNRDLFHSLFKHRSFEVFMEKTIRKTVQNSLLPILDHVQQQGRVVDLQDLFNRFTFDNICSIVLGYDSNCLSLDFPEVEIEKAFSQAEESIFYRHIKPKSLWKLQKWLQIGGERKMTEACKSFDQFIHALIASKLEALSKCNENETGEASADLLTTLMREGKEEHDARFLRDAMFNLFVAGRDAITSVLTWFFWLVATNPLVEAKILEEMKEKFGRNEGKAEVLSVEEVKKLVYLHGAICETLRLFPPVPFERKQALEADMLPSGHGVDPSTVLLISLYAMGRSEEIWGEDCMEFKPERWISEKGGNVHVPSYKFIAFNAGPRTCLGKDLSFLQVKIVATAILQNYHVQVVEGYVPTPSLSVVLLMKDGFKVKITKRET, via the coding sequence GCTACCAGAGGTACTCTGCAATCTGTGGCACATCCATGATTTTTCAGCTGAGATGCTGAAATCACATGGGGGCACTGCCGAGTTCATTGGACCTTGGTTTACCAACTTGAACTTTTTGGTCACCAGTGACCCCCTCAACGTTCATCATGTCCTCAGCAAGAATTTCAACAACTACATCAAGGGACCCGAGTTTCGTGAGATTTTTCAGGCTTTTGGAGATGGGATATTCACTACTGATGCAGAAGCATGGAAATACAACAGGGATCTCTTCCATTCCCTCTTCAAACACAGAAGCTTCGAGGTGTTTATGGAAAAAACCATTCGGAAGACGGTGCAGAACAGCCTCCTTCCTATATTGGATCATGTACAACAACAAGGGAGGGTGGTGGATCTTCAAGACCTCTTCAACCGCTTCACTTTCGATAACATTTGTTCCATAGTTCTTGGATATGACTCTAATTGTCTTTCCCTTGACTTTCCAGAAGTTGAAATTGAGAAGGCTTTTAGCCAGGCAGAGGAGTCTATTTTCTACAGACATATAAAGCCAAAGAGTCTCTGGAAGCTGCAAAAATGGCTTCAAATTGGTGGCGAGAGGAAGATGACAGAAGCATGCAAATCGTTTGATCAGTTCATACATGCACTTATAGCGTCTAAGTTGGAAGCACTGAGCAAGTGCAATGAGAATGAAACGGGAGAAGCTAGTGCTGATTTGCTAACAACTCTGATGAGAGAGGGGAAGGAAGAACATGATGCTAGATTTCTAAGGGATGCTATGTTCAATCTTTTTGTGGCTGGGAGAGATGCCATAACTTCAGTTCTCACGTGGTTCTTTTGGCTTGTTGCTACAAACCCTTTGGTGGAAGCCAAGATTCTTGAAGAGATGAAGGAAAAGTTTGGAAGAAATGAAGGGAAAGCAGAAGTTTTAAGTGTGGAAGAAGTGAAAAAACTGGTTTATCTGCATGGTGCTATATGTGAAACACTGAGACTGTTTCCTCCTGTACCTTTCGAACGCAAGCAAGCCCTTGAAGCTGACATGCTTCCTAGTGGTCATGGTGTTGATCCCAGTACAGTGTTACTAATTTCATTGTATGCAATGGGAAGATCTGAGGAAATATGGGGAGAAGATTGCATGGAGTTCAAGCCAGAGAGATGGATCTCAGAGAAAGGAGGTAATGTTCATGTACCATCTTACAAATTCATTGCTTTCAATGCAGGACCAAGAACTTGCTTGGGCAAAGACTTGTCCTTCCTTCAAGTGAAGATTGTAGCAACTGCTATTTTGCAGAATTATCATGTCCAAGTGGTGGAAGGTTACGTTCCTACGCCAAGCCTTTCAGTTGTTCTTCTCATGAAGGATGGTTTCAAGGTTAAGATAACAAAAAGAGAAACTTAA